The Petroclostridium xylanilyticum DNA segment AGCCTGGAAGATTGCCATGAATGGAATTCTTACCGCCTGGGATTGGGTAAAAATTGGATTCTTCACAGGTGTTTATTGGGTTCTTGATTTATGGGATAAGCTGAAGCTTGGAATCATGACAGCAAGTGTTGGAATTCAGAATTTCATGGGTGATATGAAAGCAAATGTACTGACCATTCTTCAAAACATGGTCAATGGTGCAATTGGAATCATCAATAATTTCATTAACCTGCTGAATAAGATTCCAGGGGTGTCCATTAGTGCAATTCAGGAAGTAACTTTTGGAACAACTGCACAGATGGAAAATGATGCAGCCAAAAGAGCAAGGGAAGCTGACCTTCAGAATTATAGGAATCAACTTGAAGTTGGTATGGCGGCAAGGGATGCAGCACTTGAAAGGATGAAGTCAGATGCGTGGGAAGCAACAGTCAAAAGACAAGCTGAAATAAGTGCAGCACAAGCGGCAAATGCAGCCAAAACAGTGCAAGATAATGACTTTTTATCTATGTTCAGTAATGCTGAAGCAATGAAAAATTTAGCTGATACAGCAGCCAATACATCAAAGATGGCTAATTCAATGGAAATGAGTGAAGAAAGCCTTGAATATTTGCGTGATATTGCTGAACAGGAAGTAATAAACCGCTTTACAACTGCTGAAATCAAAGTTGAAATGGGTGGTATAACCAACAATGTAAGTAAAGATACTGACCTTGATGGTATAATGGATTACCTTGCTGAAGGACTATATGAAGCAATGCAGGTTGCCGCTGAAGGTGTGCATCTATAATAATGATAAATGCCCAAGGGATAGCCAATAAAGGCTGTTCCTTGGGCTTTTTTTCGTTCATCAAGGAATATCGAATATGGTTATAACTGCTTGGAACTTCCTAATTTTTTATAATATTGATATGGCAGTTATACTGTCAAATATTATTTTTAGGAGGTTCACAAGATGAACAAAAAACACACAAACCTATTCAAAAAACTTTTATGGACAATGTGCTTGGCGGCACTGGTGATTTTATGTCAAGTACCACAAGCAAGGGCAGCTTCACCAACTGTTGAAGTAAGCACACTGGCAGACTTACAAACTGCAATTGATGCAGCGGCAGATGGTGATGTTATCTTAATCATTGGTCAAATTGATATTCCTGAAGGTGTTTCATTTGGTGGTTCTGATAAGCATATCACCATTAAGAGAGCAAATGAAGCAGCTAAATTAAATATTGCAGGCTCACCTTCTTCTAATCCAACAATATTTAATAACTTTACCTTTGATGGTGCTGAAATTCCTTCACTAACCGCATTTATTGAAAGCTATAGCAGAATAGACTTTAATAATGTGACCTTTAAAAATTGCATTTCAACTCAATCAAGCGGTGCGATTTATGCCTGGGATGGTGAAGCAAATTTTAATAATTGTATTTTTGAAAATAACACAGGAATAAACGGTGGGCATATTGCAATGAATAGCGGTGCAATTGTCAATATTAACAATTGCATCCTTAAAAATGGTCATGCAACAGGCAAAGGTGGTGCAATTTTCAATGCTGCTTCAAGTTCAACTTGTAATATTACATCCAGTATCATTACAGAAAATAAAGCAGATGATGTTGGCGGTGGTGTTGTAAATAATGGGGCAATGACCATTTCAAGAACAAAGCTGTATAACAACACTGCAACTGTTGGGGGTTCTGACATAGCCAATATTCAATGGGCTTGGTTATCCCTTGAAGATTCAATTGAATCTTTAGTTGAATTGTTTGCAGATGAAAACTTGATTCCCACAGGCTGGGAAACTGATTACATTGATAATACAAATAATGCTTACAATACCAAATATCTAAAACTTGCGTATGAAGTAATTCAACCTGAACCAACAGCAGTAATCCTTGATTCAGCTTCCCTGGGAACAGCAGGAGATTGTAAAATTATAGGGCTTGAAGCAGGAAAGTATTATAAAGTCACAGCAGATGATGTTATAAACTATGTGAAAGCGGATGGCACACTGACAGCCAATGAATCAGAAGCAGAACCACTTACTGGAACTGAAATAATTGGTTTAACAAATGGAAAAACATACAAGGTTGAAGAATATACTCCTGAACCTGAAGAACCAACAGAACCAACACCTGACCCACAACC contains these protein-coding regions:
- a CDS encoding S-layer homology domain-containing protein yields the protein MNKKHTNLFKKLLWTMCLAALVILCQVPQARAASPTVEVSTLADLQTAIDAAADGDVILIIGQIDIPEGVSFGGSDKHITIKRANEAAKLNIAGSPSSNPTIFNNFTFDGAEIPSLTAFIESYSRIDFNNVTFKNCISTQSSGAIYAWDGEANFNNCIFENNTGINGGHIAMNSGAIVNINNCILKNGHATGKGGAIFNAASSSTCNITSSIITENKADDVGGGVVNNGAMTISRTKLYNNTATVGGSDIANIQWAWLSLEDSIESLVELFADENLIPTGWETDYIDNTNNAYNTKYLKLAYEVIQPEPTAVILDSASLGTAGDCKIIGLEAGKYYKVTADDVINYVKADGTLTANESEAEPLTGTEIIGLTNGKTYKVEEYTPEPEEPTEPTPDPQPQPEPTPVTPSKPSHSSHSSHTVKPEPVVEKKPAVVLSYGKAVLDTTKTEYLLGYADGLLGNKGTVTRAELAQIVYRLLTPESKAAVYSDKNSFKDVAANAWYNEAVSTMLNAGLISMGADGKYNPDKNITWGEMVSILAKFAEPNHEWKIITRHWAKDALNTAISYRWFEYNDQFNPDGEVTRLEMLNFINTMFKWATK